A stretch of Metabacillus sp. FJAT-52054 DNA encodes these proteins:
- a CDS encoding DNA topoisomerase III: MSKTVVLAEKPSVARDIARVLKAERKGNGFLEGGQFIVTWALGHLVTLADPEAYDQKYKSWDLNELPIMPDHLKLTVIKQSSKQFHAVKALLTRGDVKEIVIATDAGREGELVARWILEKAKVNKPLKRLWISSVTDQAIRQGFKNLKDGKEYEFLYHSAVARSEADWYVGINATRALTTKFNAQLSCGRVQTPTLAMIAKREEEISQFKPKPFYGLSASTKDGLKLTWRNGKTNETRMFDSEQAGNLLKKLQNEDGVIKEVKRTKKKSFAPALYDLTELQREAYKRFEYSAKQTLSIMQKLYEQHKAVTYPRTDSRYLTSDMASTLKERVKAVEVKPYAPYAAAILRKGIKVSKAFVDDTKVSDHHAIIPTEETPLQSSLTSQERNIYDLIVRRFLAVLSDPYEYEQTSITAVIGGEEFTARGNRVLSLGWKEAAGKDPDEESASDVPLVKEGDRINPVISQTSGETKPPERFNEGTLLSAMENPAKFMAGEDKDLIKTIGETGGLGTVATRADIIEKLFSSFVIEKRGKDLAVTSKGKQLLGLVPEELKSPVLTAEWEQKLAAIAKGKLPKDTFILEMKTYAGQVVSDIKNSEQKFKHDNVTGTKCPDCGKLMLEVKGKKGKMLVCQDRECGNRKNISKTTNARCPKCHKRLELRGEGEGQMFTCSCGHREKLSAFNERKGKEKNQKVSKKEVANYMKKQDDDFSNNALADALAKLKLK, from the coding sequence ATGAGTAAGACGGTTGTTTTGGCTGAGAAGCCATCAGTAGCAAGGGATATTGCACGCGTTCTGAAGGCGGAACGGAAGGGAAATGGTTTTTTGGAGGGCGGCCAGTTTATTGTGACGTGGGCGCTCGGACATTTAGTGACGCTTGCCGATCCGGAGGCGTATGACCAGAAGTATAAGTCTTGGGATTTGAATGAGCTTCCGATTATGCCGGATCATTTAAAGCTGACGGTTATTAAACAGAGCAGCAAGCAGTTTCATGCGGTGAAGGCTCTTTTGACACGCGGAGATGTGAAGGAAATTGTGATTGCAACGGATGCCGGGCGCGAAGGCGAGCTTGTTGCGCGCTGGATACTTGAGAAGGCGAAGGTCAATAAGCCGTTGAAGCGTTTGTGGATTTCATCCGTTACTGATCAGGCGATTCGCCAGGGATTTAAGAATCTGAAGGATGGCAAGGAGTATGAGTTCCTTTACCATTCAGCTGTTGCCCGATCGGAGGCCGATTGGTATGTCGGTATTAATGCTACGCGTGCGCTGACGACGAAATTCAATGCACAGCTTTCCTGCGGCCGGGTTCAGACACCGACACTTGCGATGATTGCAAAGCGGGAAGAGGAAATCAGCCAATTTAAGCCGAAACCATTTTATGGCCTTTCCGCTTCGACAAAGGATGGTCTTAAGCTGACTTGGAGAAACGGAAAAACTAATGAAACAAGAATGTTCGATTCAGAGCAGGCCGGCAATCTTCTGAAAAAGCTTCAAAATGAAGACGGTGTAATCAAGGAAGTTAAAAGAACGAAAAAGAAGAGCTTTGCACCGGCATTGTATGATTTAACCGAATTGCAGCGGGAGGCTTATAAACGTTTTGAGTACTCAGCAAAGCAGACGCTATCGATTATGCAAAAGCTTTATGAACAGCATAAGGCGGTCACATACCCCCGTACGGATTCCAGGTATTTGACCTCGGATATGGCAAGCACGCTGAAGGAACGCGTGAAAGCTGTTGAGGTTAAACCCTATGCTCCTTATGCGGCGGCTATATTGAGAAAAGGGATTAAGGTGAGTAAAGCGTTTGTTGATGATACGAAGGTATCCGATCACCATGCGATTATTCCAACCGAGGAAACACCGCTTCAATCCTCGCTGACGAGCCAGGAACGAAACATTTATGATTTGATTGTCAGACGGTTTTTAGCAGTTTTATCAGATCCTTACGAATACGAACAAACGTCCATTACCGCTGTTATTGGCGGTGAGGAATTTACGGCGAGGGGCAACCGTGTTCTATCCCTGGGATGGAAGGAAGCAGCCGGAAAAGACCCGGATGAAGAGTCTGCTTCAGATGTGCCGCTTGTCAAAGAGGGAGACCGGATTAACCCGGTCATTTCTCAAACTTCAGGAGAAACGAAGCCTCCGGAACGGTTCAATGAAGGTACACTTCTGTCGGCCATGGAAAACCCGGCGAAATTTATGGCTGGTGAAGACAAAGACCTGATTAAAACGATTGGTGAGACAGGCGGGCTGGGTACGGTGGCGACCCGTGCTGATATTATCGAAAAGCTGTTCAGTTCTTTCGTCATTGAAAAGCGCGGCAAGGATCTGGCGGTTACATCGAAGGGCAAGCAGCTTCTCGGACTCGTTCCGGAAGAATTGAAGTCTCCGGTTCTGACGGCTGAGTGGGAACAGAAGCTCGCAGCCATCGCCAAGGGCAAGCTTCCTAAGGATACATTCATTTTAGAAATGAAAACATACGCAGGCCAGGTTGTTTCGGATATAAAAAACAGCGAGCAAAAGTTTAAGCATGATAACGTAACGGGAACTAAATGCCCGGATTGCGGCAAGCTGATGCTTGAAGTGAAGGGCAAAAAAGGCAAAATGCTTGTATGTCAGGACCGTGAGTGCGGAAACAGGAAAAACATTTCCAAGACGACAAATGCCCGCTGCCCGAAATGCCACAAACGCCTTGAACTCCGCGGTGAAGGGGAAGGACAGATGTTTACGTGTTCATGCGGACACCGTGAAAAACTCTCTGCCTTCAATGAGCGCAAAGGCAAAGAGAAGAATCAGAAGGTATCCAAAAAAGAAGTGGCGAATTATATGAAAAAGCAGGATGATGATTTTTCCAACAATGCTTTAGCGGATGCACTGGCAAAGCTGAAGCTCAAATAA
- a CDS encoding STAS domain-containing protein, producing MSNSRHMPIPYFKINRQFEILEFSEEARDLFSFREGSSFLELTDSGSRTKAEKFLSGEGKMETELALMTKRESAATFKISVKWAGEAGHLICTGQDRHMEELLSKISHQQRRLAETDLELLFQKEALEQLLDKITELSGPAITLTSKLVLVPLFGNLDENLINRNRTRLLNSMHEQDYEHAIFDFHGIGVLNGDGLMELGKLIAEFRLMGVEAVFTGLTPAHVKAMNQSGAALDVQSVSTLPRAIQSYFSVK from the coding sequence TTGTCAAATAGCCGACACATGCCCATACCTTATTTCAAAATAAATCGGCAGTTTGAGATCCTTGAATTTTCTGAGGAAGCAAGGGATCTTTTTTCATTCCGGGAAGGCTCATCGTTTCTGGAACTTACCGATAGCGGGAGCCGGACAAAGGCTGAAAAATTCCTTTCGGGGGAAGGGAAGATGGAGACAGAGCTTGCGTTGATGACGAAGCGGGAGTCTGCTGCAACCTTTAAGATTTCCGTAAAGTGGGCTGGCGAGGCGGGACATCTCATCTGTACAGGCCAGGACCGTCATATGGAAGAGCTTCTTTCAAAAATCAGCCACCAGCAAAGGCGTTTGGCGGAAACCGATTTGGAACTGCTTTTTCAAAAAGAAGCACTCGAACAATTATTGGATAAAATTACTGAGTTATCAGGCCCGGCTATCACTCTTACGTCTAAGCTTGTGCTCGTGCCGCTCTTTGGTAACCTGGACGAAAATCTCATAAACAGGAATCGGACAAGGCTATTGAACAGCATGCATGAACAAGACTATGAGCATGCGATTTTCGATTTCCACGGAATTGGAGTATTAAATGGAGATGGATTGATGGAGCTTGGAAAACTTATAGCCGAATTCAGACTTATGGGCGTGGAGGCTGTATTTACAGGACTCACCCCCGCCCATGTAAAGGCGATGAACCAATCAGGAGCAGCTCTGGATGTTCAGTCTGTCAGTACCTTGCCAAGAGCCATTCAGTCATACTTTTCTGTAAAGTAG
- a CDS encoding B12-binding domain-containing protein produces MNPPEKLARFLLEGDHESSWETVQIHIREGATTLALFEDVLTKSMQHVGVLWENNEITVADEHLATSTCDYILSKYQHYMRENKPVPETGKKAMFLCVQDEDHYIGLKMVHILFEENGWQTKFMGPNLPLEFALSAAEKWKPEVIGLSFSLNYRAGQLKEYISRLESIETNPIVLLGGRLLLTHDFTQFGSEKTRFIPTLTQLAEWFDLERSGGTRFVK; encoded by the coding sequence ATGAATCCTCCTGAAAAATTGGCACGGTTTCTGCTTGAAGGAGACCATGAATCCTCATGGGAAACGGTGCAGATTCACATTCGTGAAGGAGCGACTACACTGGCTCTGTTTGAGGACGTTTTAACCAAATCGATGCAGCATGTAGGAGTACTTTGGGAGAATAATGAGATTACTGTAGCAGATGAGCATCTCGCTACTTCAACCTGTGATTATATCCTTTCAAAATATCAGCATTATATGAGAGAAAACAAGCCGGTTCCGGAAACCGGTAAGAAGGCCATGTTTTTATGCGTACAGGATGAAGATCATTATATTGGCTTGAAAATGGTTCATATTCTTTTTGAGGAAAACGGCTGGCAGACGAAATTCATGGGTCCGAATCTTCCTCTTGAATTTGCGTTATCTGCTGCGGAAAAATGGAAGCCGGAAGTCATTGGGCTATCTTTCAGCTTAAATTACCGAGCCGGTCAGCTGAAGGAGTATATCAGCAGGCTTGAGTCTATTGAAACCAATCCGATTGTCCTTCTTGGGGGCAGGCTTCTCCTTACCCATGACTTTACCCAATTTGGCTCTGAGAAAACGAGGTTTATTCCTACCTTGACCCAGCTTGCTGAATGGTTCGATTTAGAGCGCTCCGGAGGAACCCGATTTGTCAAATAG
- a CDS encoding DEAD/DEAH box helicase, whose product MSQETSFIQAFQPFIQEAWKQSEFPAPTSVQAQSVQPIMENKDVLAKSPTGSGKTLAYLLPVLEKLNAEGKQPQAVILASSHELVMQIHSVIQEWIKGSELRTASFIGGANPKRQLEKLKKNPHIISGTPGKVLELIKMKKLKMHEVKTIVLDEGDQLLVPEHMKTIGEVIKSTQRDRQLLLYSATLSPKTEEMAAQMMNEPVKISVDREQAIKSEVRHLYIVSEQRDKLKALEKIMRAAPVKTLAFMKDIGSVNVAAEKLAYDRMPVSILHSESGKTDREAALRKFRKGDTPLLIATDVAARGLDIQDLEQVVHLDFPEDIDQFVHRSGRTGRLGSKTNGNVISLVTEREERELKQYAKKLGIELERNVLFGGNILTEEERLRNGRKR is encoded by the coding sequence ATGTCACAGGAAACTTCATTTATACAAGCATTCCAGCCGTTTATCCAGGAGGCATGGAAGCAGTCCGAATTTCCAGCTCCCACATCCGTACAAGCCCAATCGGTTCAGCCGATTATGGAAAATAAAGATGTTTTAGCAAAATCACCGACAGGAAGCGGAAAAACGCTTGCTTACCTGCTCCCGGTTCTCGAAAAATTGAATGCAGAGGGCAAGCAGCCCCAAGCGGTTATTCTAGCCTCATCCCATGAGCTTGTTATGCAAATTCATTCCGTTATTCAGGAATGGATCAAAGGAAGCGAGCTAAGAACCGCATCCTTTATCGGAGGAGCCAATCCGAAGCGCCAGCTCGAAAAGCTAAAAAAGAACCCTCACATTATCAGCGGAACGCCAGGAAAGGTTCTTGAGCTGATTAAAATGAAAAAGCTTAAGATGCATGAAGTCAAAACGATCGTTCTTGATGAAGGGGATCAGCTTCTTGTACCTGAGCACATGAAAACGATCGGCGAAGTCATCAAAAGCACCCAGCGCGACCGACAGCTGCTTCTATACTCTGCGACCCTGTCTCCAAAAACAGAAGAAATGGCCGCCCAGATGATGAATGAGCCGGTCAAAATCAGTGTAGACCGCGAGCAGGCAATCAAATCCGAAGTACGCCATCTCTACATTGTCAGCGAACAGCGCGACAAGCTGAAGGCATTGGAAAAAATCATGAGAGCCGCGCCTGTCAAAACGCTCGCATTCATGAAAGACATCGGAAGTGTCAACGTAGCTGCCGAAAAGCTCGCATATGACCGGATGCCCGTCAGCATCCTCCACAGCGAAAGCGGCAAAACCGACCGGGAAGCAGCACTGAGGAAATTCCGCAAAGGCGACACGCCTTTGCTTATCGCAACAGATGTGGCAGCAAGAGGCCTGGACATCCAAGACCTTGAGCAGGTTGTCCACCTGGACTTCCCGGAAGACATCGACCAATTCGTTCACCGTTCCGGCCGGACAGGCAGACTCGGTTCCAAGACAAACGGAAACGTAATCTCACTCGTAACCGAACGCGAAGAGCGCGAATTGAAGCAATATGCTAAAAAGCTAGGCATCGAACTTGAACGCAACGTATTGTTTGGCGGGAATATTTTAACGGAAGAAGAACGGCTGCGGAATGGAAGAAAGAGATAA
- a CDS encoding ABC-F family ATP-binding cassette domain-containing protein, giving the protein MSMLSVENLYKTYGEKVLFDHLSFSISEKHRIGLIGVNGTGKSTLLKYLAGLETAESGTMTHANQFHIEYLPQQSDLNEELTVLDQIYYGEAAIMKGMRDYEKALASLEENPADEKKQAALMAMQQKVDELNAWDAITTAKTVLTRLGVTSFTKKISELSGGQKKRVAIAKALIQPANLLILDEPTNHLDQDTIEWLEAFLAQYKGAFIVVTHDRYFLNRVTNQIFELDKGQLYTYEGNYEMFLEKKAEREELAVQSEAKHHNTLRRELAWLRRGAKARTTKQKARIQRVEDMKEQKFDNTKHDLQFALGSVRLGKKVMELTDVSKRFADLQLVQDFSYLVVPGDRLGLIGPNGSGKTTLLNMLAGRIEPDSGTIEVGETVKIGYYTQDHSDMDENLRMIDYIKETAEIVHTIDGTSITAEQMLERFLFPRSMQFTYIRKLSGGERRRLYLLNVLMQEPNVLFLDEPTNDLDTQTLSVLEEYLDHFPGVVITVSHDRYFLDRVIDQLFVFKGQGNIERFYGNYTEYMEERKKQTAAKKELKAAEPPQAVKETRKKLSYKEQQEWNGLEDQIAALEEKLSELQANIDGAGSDFGKIQKLMEEQKAAEERLEYSMQRWEELSLILEEIEQAKS; this is encoded by the coding sequence ATGAGTATGTTATCGGTTGAAAATTTATATAAAACATATGGGGAAAAGGTGCTCTTTGATCACCTTTCTTTCTCTATATCTGAAAAGCACCGCATCGGTCTGATTGGTGTAAATGGAACAGGTAAATCAACACTGCTTAAATATTTGGCAGGTTTAGAGACGGCTGAGTCCGGTACCATGACGCACGCGAATCAATTTCATATAGAATATTTGCCGCAGCAATCGGATTTGAACGAGGAATTAACTGTTCTCGACCAGATTTATTACGGAGAGGCAGCGATCATGAAAGGGATGAGGGACTACGAAAAAGCCCTCGCTTCTCTTGAAGAGAATCCGGCAGATGAAAAGAAGCAGGCAGCTCTCATGGCTATGCAGCAAAAGGTGGATGAACTGAATGCCTGGGATGCGATTACAACGGCCAAAACGGTTCTGACCCGTCTTGGCGTTACAAGCTTTACGAAAAAAATCAGCGAGCTTTCCGGCGGCCAGAAAAAACGGGTAGCCATTGCAAAGGCACTCATTCAGCCTGCAAATCTTCTTATTTTGGATGAACCGACGAACCATCTTGATCAGGATACGATTGAATGGCTGGAGGCTTTTCTTGCGCAGTATAAAGGAGCGTTTATTGTCGTAACCCATGACCGGTACTTCCTTAACCGGGTCACGAATCAAATTTTCGAGCTTGATAAAGGTCAGCTTTATACGTATGAAGGGAACTATGAAATGTTCCTTGAGAAAAAGGCGGAGCGTGAAGAGCTTGCTGTCCAGAGCGAGGCAAAGCATCACAATACATTAAGACGCGAGCTTGCCTGGCTGCGCCGCGGTGCAAAGGCGCGAACGACGAAGCAAAAAGCGCGCATTCAGCGTGTCGAAGATATGAAAGAGCAGAAATTCGACAACACGAAGCATGATCTGCAATTTGCTTTAGGCAGCGTAAGGCTCGGCAAAAAGGTGATGGAACTGACCGATGTCAGCAAACGGTTTGCCGATCTGCAGCTTGTTCAGGATTTCAGTTATCTTGTTGTACCAGGTGATCGCCTTGGCCTGATTGGACCGAATGGAAGCGGGAAAACAACCCTGCTGAATATGCTTGCAGGCAGAATCGAGCCAGATAGCGGAACGATAGAGGTTGGGGAAACCGTCAAAATTGGGTATTACACACAGGATCATTCCGATATGGACGAGAACTTGAGGATGATTGATTATATCAAGGAAACAGCTGAAATTGTTCATACGATAGACGGAACATCCATTACAGCGGAACAGATGCTTGAACGCTTTTTATTTCCGCGATCGATGCAGTTTACCTACATCCGCAAGCTCTCAGGAGGAGAACGCCGGCGTCTTTACCTATTGAATGTACTGATGCAGGAACCGAATGTTTTATTCCTGGATGAACCGACGAATGATCTGGATACACAGACACTCAGTGTGCTGGAGGAGTATCTTGATCATTTCCCTGGAGTTGTCATCACCGTATCCCATGACCGGTACTTCCTGGATCGTGTCATCGATCAGCTGTTTGTCTTTAAAGGTCAGGGGAATATTGAGCGTTTCTATGGCAATTACACTGAATATATGGAGGAGCGTAAAAAGCAGACGGCCGCAAAGAAAGAGTTAAAAGCCGCTGAACCTCCTCAGGCTGTGAAAGAGACAAGAAAAAAACTCTCCTATAAAGAGCAGCAGGAATGGAATGGGCTTGAAGATCAAATCGCAGCTCTTGAAGAAAAGCTTTCAGAACTTCAGGCAAACATTGATGGGGCTGGAAGTGATTTTGGCAAAATTCAAAAGCTTATGGAGGAGCAGAAGGCAGCAGAAGAGAGGCTCGAATACTCTATGCAGCGCTGGGAAGAGCTCTCTCTCATTCTTGAAGAAATTGAACAGGCTAAATCATAA
- a CDS encoding TetR/AcrR family transcriptional regulator has product MTADELKQKALMIFSRHGYEGASLSLIADEAGIKKQSIYSHFKSKDELFLKAAEEVFQNELNRALSNIKHGSESNLKETLYQFLADYMEKYEQNPETRFWLRISFFPPGHLYDSVMVQVYRHLDTLEEALTALFAQAEIRANPEQAAIAFLGVLDSVFVEMLYGGKERQIKRLDAAWNIFWNGIALEGLK; this is encoded by the coding sequence ATGACAGCGGACGAATTAAAGCAAAAAGCCCTGATGATTTTTTCTCGGCATGGCTATGAAGGGGCTTCCCTATCGCTTATAGCGGATGAAGCCGGTATAAAGAAGCAATCCATCTATTCGCATTTTAAAAGCAAGGATGAGCTTTTCCTTAAAGCTGCTGAAGAGGTTTTTCAAAATGAACTGAATCGGGCACTGTCTAATATAAAACATGGCAGTGAATCGAATCTGAAAGAAACACTTTATCAATTTCTGGCTGATTATATGGAAAAATACGAGCAGAATCCAGAAACCCGTTTTTGGCTGCGGATCTCCTTTTTCCCGCCGGGCCATCTATATGATTCTGTAATGGTACAGGTATACCGGCATCTCGATACATTGGAGGAGGCGCTGACTGCACTCTTTGCACAGGCAGAAATCCGTGCAAACCCGGAGCAGGCTGCTATTGCTTTTTTAGGTGTACTGGACAGCGTGTTTGTTGAAATGCTATATGGAGGAAAAGAAAGACAGATTAAAAGACTGGACGCCGCCTGGAACATCTTCTGGAATGGGATTGCATTGGAGGGATTAAAATGA
- a CDS encoding multidrug efflux SMR transporter — protein MNRYWIYVILASVFEVGWVIGLKHAYDLLTWIATIIAITVSFTVMIVASSKLPVGTVYAVFVGLGSAGTILADILFFAQPVDPVKLLLIGILLAGVIGLKMVTEDPEGETG, from the coding sequence ATGAACCGGTATTGGATTTATGTGATACTCGCCTCTGTTTTTGAAGTAGGCTGGGTTATTGGATTAAAGCATGCATACGATTTGCTCACGTGGATTGCTACCATCATTGCGATCACAGTCAGTTTTACTGTTATGATCGTTGCAAGCTCGAAGCTTCCCGTCGGAACGGTGTATGCGGTATTTGTCGGTCTCGGTTCAGCCGGGACGATTTTAGCGGATATCCTCTTCTTCGCACAGCCGGTTGATCCGGTTAAGCTTCTTCTGATTGGTATACTGCTTGCAGGTGTGATCGGCCTTAAAATGGTCACCGAAGATCCGGAAGGAGAGACAGGGTAA
- a CDS encoding multidrug efflux SMR transporter, with amino-acid sequence MAWIVIVAAGLFEMLGVVLLNRVARNRSFRNILLLAASFTASFSLLSIAMQSLPMGTAYAIWTGIGAAGGALLGMILYGESKEWKRILFIALILGSTIGLKVIA; translated from the coding sequence ATGGCATGGATTGTAATTGTTGCTGCCGGCTTATTTGAAATGCTTGGCGTTGTCCTGCTGAACAGGGTTGCAAGGAACAGGAGTTTCCGGAATATTCTCTTGCTCGCTGCCTCCTTCACAGCAAGCTTCAGCCTGCTTTCCATTGCCATGCAGTCCCTGCCGATGGGGACGGCTTATGCCATCTGGACAGGAATTGGCGCAGCAGGCGGTGCGCTGCTGGGCATGATTCTGTATGGAGAATCAAAGGAATGGAAAAGGATTTTATTCATTGCATTAATATTAGGATCTACCATTGGTTTAAAGGTAATTGCTTAA
- a CDS encoding ABC-F family ATP-binding cassette domain-containing protein — protein sequence MSVLSVKDLSHGFGDRAIFNDVSFRLLKGEHIGLIGANGEGKSTFMNIITGKLEPDEGKVEWSKKVRVGYLDQHTNLAQGQTMRQVLQGAFQYLFDVEAEMNGIYDKMGSASPEELEKLLEEVGVLQDTLTNNDFYVIDSKVEEVARGLGLTDIGLEREVQDLSGGQRTKVLLAKLLLEKPDILLLDEPTNYLDEQHIEWLKRYLQEYENAFILISHDIPFLNSVINLIYHMENQQLNRYVGDYDNFMKIHEVKKQQLESAFKKQQAEIADLKDFVARNKARVSTRNMAMSRQKKLDKMDVIELAAEKPKPQFNFKESRAAGRVIFETKNLVIGYNEPLSRPLDLRMERGQKIALVGANGIGKTTLLRSILGEIKPISGEVERGDYLNIGYFEQEVKTSNYNTCIEEVWNEFPSLTQAEVRAALAKCGLTTKHIESKIEVLSGGEKAKVRFCKLMNNESNLLVLDEPTNHLDVDAKEELKRALNAYKGSILMISHEPEFYQGLATEVWNCESWTTKVF from the coding sequence ATGAGCGTATTATCAGTAAAAGATCTCAGCCACGGTTTTGGTGACCGGGCCATATTCAATGACGTATCCTTCCGTCTTTTAAAAGGCGAGCATATCGGTCTGATTGGTGCGAACGGTGAAGGAAAATCAACATTCATGAACATCATCACCGGCAAGCTTGAACCGGATGAAGGAAAAGTGGAATGGTCTAAAAAAGTCCGCGTTGGCTATTTGGACCAGCATACGAATTTGGCACAGGGCCAGACGATGCGCCAGGTACTCCAAGGGGCATTTCAGTATCTATTTGATGTTGAAGCAGAAATGAACGGTATTTATGACAAAATGGGAAGCGCCTCTCCTGAGGAATTGGAAAAGCTTCTTGAAGAAGTCGGCGTTCTTCAGGATACTCTGACAAACAACGACTTTTATGTCATTGATTCAAAGGTAGAAGAAGTCGCCCGCGGTCTTGGACTGACAGATATCGGTCTTGAGCGCGAGGTTCAGGATTTGAGCGGCGGACAGCGCACTAAGGTCCTTCTGGCCAAGCTTCTATTAGAAAAGCCTGACATCCTCTTACTGGACGAGCCTACGAACTATTTGGATGAGCAGCACATTGAGTGGCTGAAGCGATATTTACAGGAATATGAAAATGCGTTTATTTTAATTTCGCATGATATTCCTTTCTTAAATAGCGTCATCAACCTGATCTATCATATGGAAAATCAGCAATTAAACCGCTATGTAGGCGATTATGATAACTTCATGAAAATTCATGAAGTTAAAAAACAGCAGCTGGAATCTGCTTTCAAAAAGCAGCAGGCTGAGATTGCGGATCTGAAAGACTTTGTCGCCCGTAATAAAGCACGCGTCTCGACCCGCAACATGGCGATGTCCCGCCAGAAAAAGCTGGATAAGATGGACGTTATTGAGCTTGCCGCAGAAAAGCCTAAGCCGCAATTTAACTTTAAAGAATCACGTGCAGCAGGCAGAGTGATTTTCGAAACGAAAAACCTTGTAATTGGCTATAATGAACCGCTGTCGAGACCGCTTGACCTCCGTATGGAACGCGGTCAGAAAATTGCGCTTGTCGGAGCAAACGGCATCGGGAAAACAACGCTTCTGCGCAGTATCCTCGGAGAAATCAAACCGATCTCAGGAGAAGTGGAGCGAGGCGATTACCTGAACATCGGCTATTTTGAGCAAGAAGTAAAAACAAGCAACTACAATACTTGTATCGAGGAAGTCTGGAACGAATTCCCTTCCCTTACTCAAGCCGAGGTTCGCGCGGCCCTCGCCAAATGCGGCCTGACAACGAAGCACATCGAAAGCAAAATTGAAGTGCTTAGCGGAGGCGAGAAAGCAAAGGTGCGCTTCTGCAAATTAATGAACAATGAAAGCAATCTGCTCGTTCTCGATGAGCCGACAAACCACCTGGACGTCGATGCTAAAGAAGAATTAAAACGTGCATTGAATGCTTATAAAGGCAGCATCCTCATGATTTCCCATGAACCTGAATTCTATCAGGGCCTTGCTACCGAAGTATGGAATTGTGAGAGCTGGACAACGAAGGTATTTTAA
- a CDS encoding 5-formyltetrahydrofolate cyclo-ligase gives MSDKHEIREKVWQLLEEERLGRFPFPLKGRIPNFKGAEKAAAFVFEMPEYKLANVIKVNPDAPQLPLRAQVLKDGKTLLVPTPRLKAGFIQVKPEWVPAGEERRAASLSHIKEYGQLLPLSELPKIDLIVIGSVAMTADGRRLGKGEGYADREYAIIRELGNPEIPVITTVNSRQLVEDDIPVEEFDLTADWIATEEGLMKTGSCVPKPKGIVWGRVTEEDMEAMPVLQEIKDFISKKNPL, from the coding sequence ATGTCGGACAAACATGAAATCCGCGAAAAAGTGTGGCAGTTGCTTGAGGAAGAGAGGCTTGGGAGATTTCCCTTTCCTTTAAAAGGCAGAATTCCAAATTTTAAAGGAGCGGAAAAAGCAGCGGCTTTTGTTTTTGAGATGCCCGAATATAAGCTCGCGAATGTTATTAAGGTAAATCCTGATGCCCCGCAGCTTCCGCTTAGGGCACAAGTGTTAAAGGATGGGAAAACGCTTCTTGTTCCAACACCAAGATTAAAAGCAGGCTTCATTCAGGTGAAGCCTGAATGGGTGCCGGCGGGAGAAGAGAGAAGGGCAGCCAGTTTAAGCCATATTAAGGAGTACGGACAGCTTCTGCCGTTATCTGAACTTCCAAAAATTGATCTAATCGTCATCGGCTCTGTGGCGATGACTGCGGACGGTAGGCGTCTTGGAAAAGGAGAAGGCTATGCTGACCGGGAATACGCGATCATCAGAGAGCTTGGCAATCCTGAGATTCCCGTCATTACGACTGTTAACAGCCGGCAGCTTGTAGAGGATGATATTCCGGTAGAGGAATTTGATTTAACGGCTGATTGGATCGCGACAGAAGAAGGGCTGATGAAAACGGGATCCTGCGTTCCGAAGCCGAAGGGAATTGTCTGGGGCAGGGTGACGGAGGAAGATATGGAAGCCATGCCGGTGCTTCAGGAAATAAAAGATTTCATAAGCAAAAAAAATCCCCTTTAA